The Leptodactylus fuscus isolate aLepFus1 chromosome 5, aLepFus1.hap2, whole genome shotgun sequence genome segment CCTTTACAGGACGAGGGTGCGGGTGTAGGATATAACATGTATTATACAGGAGCAGAATCACGTACCTGGGGCCGCCATTATTATCCTTTGTAGTGCCCCCTTGCTGCAGCTTGGCAGGTGACGGGTCACTGGCTCCGGCCTTAGGTTGGATCGCGGCGTCCTGATCGGTTCTGTCTGTAGGATTCTGTTCTTGAAGCAAACTGTTATAGCGAACCTTCTCCAGTGTGGGGTCATAGTCCTGACGCTTCGTCTGCACCACGTCCAGCTCGCTCTGAGGCTACAGACAGGGATCCGGTTATTGAGCtgttatatgtatatgtgtgtaatatatatatatatatatatatatatatatatatatatatatatatatatatgtatatatgttgtatgTGCCTGTGGTGACGCCTCACTATGTCAGTCCTACACAACACCAGACATTGTTAGCTAGGAAATTATCAGGATATCATGTAGGTCTCACAAGgctcctacactatatattaggatacaacatggccgctctgatATCATAGTAATGGGATACAGCCAGTGCAGGAATCAGTGAGACTGAACTATTGAGGGGACTCGGCTTATAGAAGAGGCAACACTCTGACCCCTAGTGGACAATGTGCATAATacatgtgcttaaaggggttgttcagtcaGACCCTCATTCTAACGATACAGTGACGTCTTGGACGACCCCTTTAGCAGAATTACTCACCAATTTTGGAAGTTTATTCACAGCTCGGAGATAATCTTTGTCCAGGATGCAGTTACCAAGAACGTTCCCAAAGCACCTGAAATAGTCGGCACATACAGGATATATTGTAGGAATACCGGAGCGAGCAGCCGCAACGTGAGACGGAAGGAATAAGATATCAGCTATCTAGATAATAATATAAAGGGGACACTATGGCTGTTATTTGGGGTGTATGATAATTCGGCCATCTTTCTGctctatagggggggggggggggtctcagaTCTTTCTTACTTTAGCGCCCTCTTCAGCCCGTCTGTTACGGCCTCCTTACGAGCTTTCTCCAGGGAAAGGGCTTTAGACTTCAGCCCCTCGCTGACTCCGTACCCGACGTCTTCATGAAAGGAGCCGTCCTAGGGGTCACAGACACAAGAGGAGTCACTTCTACATGTCTCTTGTGAGTGTCTTATTCTACGTCAAGGATATAGAACAGCGGACGTATCAACACAACCTGCTCCATCTGTGCCGAGCGGAAATAGGAACTTACCTTCAGCTGGACTTTAACGAACGCGCAAACTCCAACGTAAAACTTTCCATTACTCAGATCCACAAAATCTGCAGGAGAAGGAATCACTCAGTAAGGAGGAATCACTCAGTAAGGAGGAATCACTCAGTAAGGAGGAATCAATCAGTAAGGAGGAATCACTCAGTAAGGAGGAATCAATCAGTAAGGAGGAATCGCACAGTAAGGAGGAATCGCACAGTAAGGAGGAATCGCACAGTAAGGAGGAATCGCACAGTAAGACGGAATCACTCAGTAAGGAGGAATCACTCAGTAAGGAGGAATCGCTCAGTAAGAAGGAATCTCTCAGTAAGAAGGAATCTCTCAGTAAGAAGGAATCACTCAGTAAGGAGGAATCACTCAGTAAGGAGGAATCGCTCAGTAAGAAGGAATCACTCAGTAAGAAGGAATCACTCAGTAAGGAGGAATCACTCAGTAAGGAGGAATCGCTCAGTAAGGAGGAATCGCTCAGTAAGGAGGAATCACTCAGTAAGAAGGAATCTCTCAGTAAGAAGGAATCGCACAGTAAGGAGGAATCACTCAGTAAGGAGGAATCGCTCAGTAAGAAGGAATCACTCAGTAAGAAGGAATCACTCAGTAAGGAGGAATCACTCAGTAAGGAGGAATCGCTCAGTAAGAAGGAATCGCTCAGTAAGAAGGAATCACTCAGTAAGGAGGAATCGCTCAGTAAGGAGGAATCGCTCAGTAAGGAGGAATCGCTCAGTAAGGAGGAATCGCTCAGTAAGGAGGAATCACTCAGTAAGAAGGAATCAATCAGTAAGAAGGAATCGCACAGTAAGGAGGAATCACTCAGTAAGGAGGAATCACTCAGTAAGAAGGAATCACTCAGTAAGGAGGAATCACTCAGTAAGGAGGAATCACTCAGTAAGGAGGAATCGCTCAGTAAGGAGGAATCGCTCAGTAAGGAGGAATCGCTCAGTAAGGAGGAATCGCTCAGTAAGGAGGAATCGCTCAGTAAGGAGGAATCACTCAGTAAGAAGGAATCAATCAGTAAGGAGGAATCGCACAGTAAGGAGGAATCACACAGTAAGGAGGAATCACTCAGTAAGAAGGAATCACTCAGTAAGGAGGAATCACTCAGTAAGAAGGAATCGCTCAGCAAGGAGGAATCGCTCAGTAAGGAGGAATCACTCAGTAAGGAGGAATCGCACAGTAAGGAGGAATTGCTCAGCAAGGAGGAATCGCTCAGTAAGGAGGAATCACTCAGCAAGGAGGAATCACTCAGCAAGGAGGAATCGCTCAGTAAGGAGGAATCACACAGTAAGGAGGAATCACTCAGTAAGGAGGAATCGCTCAGTAAGGAGGAATCACTCAGCAAGGAGGAATCGTTCAGTAAGGAGGAATCACTCAGTAAGGAGGAATCGCTCAGTAAGAAGGAATCAATCAGTAAGGAGGAATCACTCAGTAAGGAGGAATCACACAGTAAGGAGGAATCACTCAGGGAGATCTTCTATTCGTCCTCAGTTACACTCACCGACGTTTTGCTGAGTTACAGAGTGCGACCATCCGTTGTATCCGAACATCTCATTGGCCAGGCTGATCACCCGGTGCCCTTCAATGTAACAGACCTGTAGGCAGACAATACATTTATTATCATTCACGGAGACATTTAACCAATTGTTCACTGAATCCACCAATAATATGAGGAGCGACCTCCGGGGGACCAGAGATGCTGATGGAGCTTTAAGGAAAGATGTCGCCTCCTCCTTGAGACAAAAGGGAAGGGCGGGGGGATGTGGCACAGATCTGTCAGCATTTTGGGGAATCTCTCCCAGTGTTGGTGCAGGGGGGTGATCAGGTTATATTTCCGCTCCCATGGTCCGGTCAGACGGTGAATGAAGCCTGAGGCAGTATTTTATAGGGCGGCCGTCGCTCCCTACCTTCTGTCCTCCTCCCGcctgtctgctgctaatgtacTCCGGTCCAAGCTTCTGCCGCAGGGCATTCTGTATGGCCTGATACTCCTCGGCCGTATACTTGTGCTGCAGGGGATATAAGATATATGTAATACACAGAATATTCATCTAATAGACACCATAAACCAGTGGTGaccaactacaacccccagcatatcTGTCAGGACATAGTGCCGATGCTGCCGagtattctgggagttgtagtgttgccAAAGCTGGGCAGACACAGGATAATATCACAACACGGTAGaatactgcccccctgtggttATGTCTTGTGCTTGCTTCAGCATCAGGATATTCCTCCCACCTGTCCGAACGTTGCAGATCCGCCCTCGCTAGATCCCGTTTGCCCCGGTTTCATCCGGCCTCCGGTCTGTCCCACCGACATGATCGGTCTCCAGCCGAAAATTACAGAGAGATATAAATTATGAGATAAAACATTCAGACGATTATTATTTCCTGACTACAAGTAATTATTGGTGAAGGGGAAGCGCTAAGTGTAGTGGAGATTATACCCCAGCCTGGGCCGTCAGGGAGGACAAGGGGGctgataataaaaatacattgtattactatagcgccaacatattccacagcgctgtacaactaGTAGGGCTCAAGTACAAAGAGAAAGTCActgcacacaatgggactgagggccctgctcacaagagcttacactctatgaggaagagggggtgacacaagaggtagcaggggcggcattgcttatatatattgcttatattatattctataatgaataggcagccaatgtagtgaccggcacagaccggaggcctcgctgtagtgaccggcacagaccggaggcctcgctgtagtgaccggcacagtccggaggcctcgctgtagtgaccggcacagaccggaggcctcgctgtagtgaccggcacagaccggaggcctcgccgtagtgaccggcacagtccggaggcctcgccgtagtgaccggcacagtccggaggcctcgctgtagtgaccggcacagaccggaggcctcgctgtagtgaccggcacagaccggaggcctcgctgtagtgaccggcacagaccggaggcctcgccgtagtgaccggcacagaccggaggcctcgccgtagtgaccggcacagaccggaggcctcgctgtagtgaccggcacagaccggaggcctcgctgtagtgaccggcacagtccggaggcctcgctgtagtgaccggcacagactggaggccgcCCTCACCATCTTCCAGTAGAATTGCTGGGGGGAGGGAAAGAGCAGAAAAGtgtaaaaagtcacaaattttgtGCAAATAAAAGATTGGCATAGAAAGAAAGATAAACCTGCCCCAATGTCTGTACAACACTGCGgaatatgctggcgctatataagcaaggGAAACAAATATAATGTATACGGCATATAACACACATATGTCTATACACAGACGTATCATAGAAATATAAGGTgttatataggggtataatataccgtattttcggactataagacacatctaggttttagaagaggaaaataggggaaaaaaaatttgaagcaaaaaaatggtaaaatattgaatatatgggagttgtagttctgcaacagctgcgaggccacattgacaggtgaccctgcggcTGTACATAGGGCGGGTTTTTGCACTTTttggttctaccattttgggataTGTCTTTTGCTTAGATCACCATTTAGTTAAATCGGAGGCAAAGTGGTGACAAAAACCCATCGGGCTGGCATGTTTGATATCAGTAGAGCGGGTATTgttggacacagggattcctaatgtgtcaggtgtttcacagtaactttctccttttatatgtattctagggaaaggaaggatatagaacattttttaattatattttttaaagcttttttttcccactattttatgagcCCCCCCTagaggacttgaacctgcagtcatttgattgcaagtcccatagacggtaatacaagtgtatgggagattctataca includes the following:
- the RAD52 gene encoding DNA repair protein RAD52 homolog, translated to MSVGQTGGRMKPGQTGSSEGGSATFGQHKYTAEEYQAIQNALRQKLGPEYISSRQAGGGQKVCYIEGHRVISLANEMFGYNGWSHSVTQQNVDFVDLSNGKFYVGVCAFVKVQLKDGSFHEDVGYGVSEGLKSKALSLEKARKEAVTDGLKRALKCFGNVLGNCILDKDYLRAVNKLPKLPQSELDVVQTKRQDYDPTLEKVRYNSLLQEQNPTDRTDQDAAIQPKAGASDPSPAKLQQGGTTKDNNGGPSSGNGSEMDATYQRKLRQKQMQQRFREEMEKKQSRDSGPSADLGKGGISNAPRVPPIGHSTPASVQALSAPVDEYLADDPEFWDIPLDSVEVDGFSNGSLQAPAFLSRPSTPHGHHQMMTRSKTPQRPNNERQPMRTMSWNQTLGSATGEPLKGKSPHRPPHQEFHMKKRRLDPS